One window from the genome of Bdellovibrio sp. NC01 encodes:
- a CDS encoding outer membrane beta-barrel domain-containing protein: MFKKAFLTIILMASSALAQQGDKQAEQRGSDKLDIKKLEQKYWAAKDDDFSVVQNRRYVKAERFYLTAEGGIPFNDPYSTGSIFGASFGYFFNERWGVEANYNSANMKDNDAVDQFVTQYGAIPDHNIFKSSYFLSGTFVPFYAKMSFMDKSIIYFDMGLSLGVGSVNYEIAKNTGNESKNAFGVKLGIFQQIFFSEHFAVRVDLNNTWSNQDQAKYYTPGSALPGGGTAGANTLGSKTINDTSLMFGLTYWH; encoded by the coding sequence GTGTTTAAGAAAGCATTTCTAACGATCATCTTGATGGCTTCATCAGCGTTAGCACAACAAGGTGACAAGCAAGCAGAACAACGCGGCAGCGACAAACTTGATATCAAGAAACTTGAGCAAAAGTATTGGGCTGCAAAAGACGACGATTTCAGCGTCGTACAAAATCGCCGTTACGTAAAAGCAGAACGCTTTTATCTAACTGCTGAAGGCGGTATTCCTTTTAACGATCCGTACAGCACAGGTTCAATCTTTGGTGCAAGCTTCGGTTATTTCTTCAATGAGCGTTGGGGTGTGGAAGCAAACTACAACAGCGCCAACATGAAAGATAACGATGCGGTTGACCAATTCGTCACTCAATACGGTGCGATTCCGGATCACAATATCTTTAAGTCATCTTATTTTTTGTCAGGAACTTTCGTTCCGTTCTACGCAAAAATGTCCTTCATGGATAAATCCATCATCTATTTCGATATGGGTCTGTCATTGGGTGTTGGTAGCGTGAACTACGAAATTGCTAAGAACACAGGCAATGAATCAAAAAATGCTTTTGGTGTGAAGCTTGGTATTTTCCAACAGATTTTCTTCTCTGAACACTTTGCGGTTCGTGTTGACTTAAACAACACATGGTCGAACCAAGATCAGGCGAAATACTATACTCCAGGTTCAGCACTTCCTGGTGGTGGTACAGCTGGCGCGAACACTCTAGGTTCTAAGACGATCAACGATACTTCATTGATGTTCGGTCTAACATATTGGCACTAG